One genomic segment of Dysosmobacter sp. Marseille-Q4140 includes these proteins:
- a CDS encoding D-2-hydroxyacid dehydrogenase yields the protein MKIVILDGYTENPGDLSWGELEKLGELTVYDRTSLTDEAEIISRIGDAEVVLTNKTPISRRTFDACPGIKFVAMLATGYNVVDVAYAREKGISVSNVPVYGTRSVSQFAIALLLEVCHHIGHHDRTVHEGKWENCADWCYWDYPLIELADKTYGLLGCGNIGIHTAEVAKALGMHVIAYDARETEAGHALGVEYVTLDELFARSDVLGLQMPLFPFNTGIINKENIAKMKDGVIIINNSRGQMVVEQDLADALNSGKVAAAGLDVVSTEPIRGDNPLLKAKNCILTPHMSWGAKESRQRIMDCTVDNVKAYLAGAPINNVVN from the coding sequence ATGAAGATCGTGATTCTGGATGGATATACGGAAAATCCCGGCGACCTGAGCTGGGGCGAACTGGAGAAGCTGGGGGAGCTGACGGTCTATGACCGCACCAGCCTCACCGATGAGGCGGAGATCATCTCCCGGATCGGTGACGCCGAGGTGGTCCTCACCAACAAGACGCCCATCAGCCGCCGGACCTTTGACGCCTGCCCGGGCATCAAGTTCGTGGCCATGCTGGCCACCGGCTACAATGTGGTGGACGTGGCCTATGCCCGGGAGAAGGGCATCAGCGTGTCCAACGTGCCGGTGTATGGCACCCGCTCCGTCAGCCAGTTCGCCATCGCCCTGCTGCTGGAGGTCTGCCACCACATCGGCCACCACGACCGGACGGTCCATGAGGGAAAATGGGAGAACTGCGCCGACTGGTGCTACTGGGACTATCCGCTGATCGAGCTGGCGGACAAGACCTACGGCCTGCTGGGCTGCGGCAACATCGGCATCCACACTGCGGAGGTCGCCAAGGCCCTGGGCATGCACGTGATCGCCTATGACGCCAGGGAGACCGAGGCAGGCCATGCCCTGGGTGTGGAGTATGTGACGCTGGACGAGCTGTTCGCCCGGTCCGACGTGCTGGGCCTCCAGATGCCGCTGTTCCCCTTCAACACCGGCATCATCAACAAGGAGAACATCGCCAAGATGAAGGATGGCGTCATCATCATCAACAACAGCCGCGGACAGATGGTGGTGGAGCAGGACCTGGCAGACGCCCTGAACAGCGGCAAGGTGGCCGCCGCCGGTCTGGACGTGGTGTCCACGGAGCCCATCCGGGGCGACAACCCCCTGCTGAAAGCCAAAAACTGCATCCTCACGCCCCATATGTCCTGGGGGGCCAAGGAGAGCCGCCAGCGGATCATGGACTGTACGGTGGACAATGTGAAGGCCTACCTGGCCGGCGCGCCTATCAATAATGTGGTAAACTGA
- a CDS encoding glycerate kinase: MSVHSDAQTVIRAALAACRPDAAVRRALEGREFPAGGVYLVAIGKAAWQMAACAAEVLGPKLRAGVVVTKYGHSMGPIPRCAVWEGGHPVPDANSFRGTQAAMDLVRDLGPEDQVVFLVSGGGSALFESPLVPEAELAEITRALLAGGADIVEMNTVRKRLSAVKGGRFAQLCAPAKVFAVVLSDILGDPLDMIASGPACPDSSTCAQALAVAEKYRLPLSPHAAELLARETPKSLSNVETAITGSVRELCAAVAKVCRELGYEPLVLTDRLCCEAREAGSFLASIARSHDGTERSLAFLAGGETVVHLTGDGLGGRNQELALAAAPGIAGMADTVLFSLGSDGTDGPTDAAGGLVDGGTLDRLTAAGLTVHDVLRRNDAYHALEAVGGLLRTGPTGTNVNDVAVVLLRR; the protein is encoded by the coding sequence ATGTCTGTTCACTCTGACGCCCAGACCGTCATCCGCGCCGCTCTTGCCGCCTGCCGGCCTGACGCGGCGGTGCGCCGCGCCCTGGAGGGCCGGGAATTCCCCGCCGGGGGCGTGTACTTGGTGGCCATCGGCAAGGCCGCCTGGCAGATGGCCGCCTGCGCCGCCGAGGTGCTGGGTCCGAAGCTGCGCGCCGGCGTGGTGGTCACCAAGTACGGCCACAGCATGGGCCCCATTCCCCGCTGCGCCGTCTGGGAGGGCGGCCATCCGGTGCCCGACGCCAACTCCTTCCGGGGCACGCAGGCGGCCATGGATCTGGTGCGGGACCTGGGACCGGAGGACCAGGTGGTGTTTCTGGTCTCCGGCGGCGGCTCCGCCCTGTTCGAGAGCCCCCTGGTGCCGGAGGCAGAGCTGGCGGAGATCACCCGGGCCCTGCTGGCCGGCGGCGCGGACATCGTGGAGATGAACACCGTCCGCAAGCGGCTCTCCGCCGTCAAGGGCGGCCGGTTCGCCCAGCTGTGCGCCCCGGCGAAGGTGTTCGCCGTGGTACTGTCGGACATTCTGGGGGATCCCCTGGATATGATCGCCTCCGGTCCCGCCTGCCCGGACAGCTCCACCTGCGCCCAGGCCCTGGCGGTGGCGGAGAAGTACCGCCTGCCCCTGTCTCCCCATGCGGCGGAGCTGCTGGCCCGGGAGACGCCCAAATCCCTCTCCAATGTGGAAACCGCCATCACCGGCAGCGTCCGGGAGCTGTGCGCCGCGGTGGCAAAGGTCTGCCGGGAGCTGGGCTATGAGCCGCTGGTTCTGACAGACCGGCTTTGCTGCGAGGCCCGGGAGGCCGGGTCCTTCCTGGCCTCCATCGCCCGGAGTCACGACGGTACGGAGCGGTCCCTGGCCTTCCTGGCCGGGGGTGAGACGGTGGTCCACCTGACTGGGGACGGCCTGGGCGGCCGCAATCAGGAGCTGGCCCTGGCGGCGGCCCCGGGCATCGCGGGAATGGCGGACACGGTGCTCTTCTCCCTGGGCTCCGACGGCACCGACGGCCCCACTGACGCCGCCGGCGGCCTGGTGGACGGCGGCACCCTGGACCGTCTCACTGCCGCGGGCCTCACCGTCCACGACGTGCTGCGCCGCAACGACGCCTACCACGCTCTGGAGGCGGTGGGCGGCCTGCTGCGCACCGGCCCCACCGGCACCAACGTCAACGACGTGGCGGTGGTCCTTCTGCGGCGCTGA
- a CDS encoding ABC transporter ATP-binding protein, which produces MSQLRRLLGYLGPYRRDMVIGAALVLAETCFELLIPVLMADLIDVGVANRDMDYILSKGVQMGVCALLSLSTGLLYARFAARAAYGWGARIREAQFEKIQRYAFSNLDHFETSSLVTRMTTDVTVLQNAVNGGFRPLIRSPVMLLMGVGLSFWMNARLALVFLVGAPVLGCILFAIVGKVSPLYSRLQQAVDHVNNVVQEGLAAIRAVKAFVREEYQAEKFDQVNRALRDTSQNTFRWAVLNLPSLQLVMYISVVLIMWFGGNMILAGNLLVGELTGFLSYVFQVMNSMMMISNVFLLLTRSLASADRIAKVLNETVELTSPPQAETEVADGSVDFDHVSFKYSAGAEEYALEDVTLHIPAGQTVGILGGTGSSKTTLVQLIPRLYDATEGTVSVGGKDVRSYDLDALRAAVGIVLQKNVLFSGTVRENLRWGDAQAGDGALWEACRTACADEFLERTAKGLDTDLGQGGVNVSGGQKQRLCIARALLKRPKILIFDDSTSAVDTATEGKIRAALERLPDVTKIIIAQRITSVMHTDQILILEDGRVHAVGTHETLLESDPIYQEIYASQMKGGDIHGGQTA; this is translated from the coding sequence ATGAGTCAGCTGCGGCGTCTTTTGGGCTATCTGGGCCCCTACCGCCGGGACATGGTGATCGGCGCGGCTCTGGTACTGGCGGAGACCTGCTTTGAGCTGCTGATCCCGGTACTGATGGCAGATCTGATCGACGTGGGCGTTGCCAACCGGGATATGGACTACATTTTAAGCAAGGGCGTGCAGATGGGCGTGTGCGCCCTGCTGTCGCTGTCCACGGGCCTGCTCTATGCCCGCTTTGCCGCCCGGGCAGCCTACGGCTGGGGTGCCCGGATCCGGGAGGCCCAGTTCGAGAAGATCCAGCGCTACGCCTTTTCCAATCTGGACCACTTTGAGACGTCCTCTCTGGTGACCCGGATGACCACCGACGTGACGGTGCTGCAAAACGCCGTCAACGGCGGCTTCCGCCCCCTGATCCGCAGTCCGGTGATGCTTTTGATGGGCGTGGGGCTGTCCTTCTGGATGAACGCCCGGCTGGCCCTAGTCTTTCTGGTGGGCGCGCCGGTGCTGGGGTGCATCCTGTTTGCCATCGTGGGGAAGGTCTCCCCCCTATACAGCCGCCTCCAGCAGGCGGTGGACCATGTGAACAACGTGGTCCAGGAGGGACTGGCCGCCATCCGGGCGGTGAAGGCCTTCGTCCGGGAGGAATATCAGGCGGAGAAATTCGACCAGGTGAACCGCGCCCTCCGGGACACCAGCCAGAACACCTTCCGTTGGGCCGTGCTGAACCTGCCCTCTCTCCAGCTGGTCATGTACATCTCCGTGGTGCTCATCATGTGGTTCGGCGGCAATATGATCCTGGCGGGCAACCTTCTGGTGGGAGAGCTGACGGGCTTTCTCAGCTACGTGTTCCAGGTGATGAACTCCATGATGATGATCTCCAATGTCTTTCTGCTGCTGACCCGGTCCCTGGCCAGCGCCGACCGCATTGCAAAGGTGCTGAATGAGACCGTGGAGCTGACCTCCCCGCCCCAGGCGGAGACGGAGGTGGCCGACGGCAGCGTGGACTTCGACCACGTCTCCTTCAAGTACAGCGCCGGCGCGGAGGAGTATGCCCTGGAGGACGTGACCCTCCACATTCCAGCGGGTCAGACTGTGGGCATCCTGGGGGGCACCGGCAGCTCCAAGACCACCCTGGTCCAGCTGATCCCCCGGCTCTACGACGCCACGGAGGGCACCGTCTCCGTGGGCGGAAAGGATGTGCGCAGCTACGATCTGGACGCCCTGCGCGCCGCCGTTGGCATCGTGCTGCAAAAGAACGTGCTGTTCTCCGGCACTGTCCGGGAAAACCTGCGCTGGGGCGACGCCCAGGCCGGGGACGGCGCGCTGTGGGAGGCCTGCCGGACGGCCTGCGCCGACGAGTTTCTGGAGCGGACGGCCAAGGGCCTGGACACGGACCTGGGCCAGGGGGGCGTCAACGTCTCCGGCGGCCAGAAGCAGCGGCTGTGCATCGCCAGGGCCCTGCTGAAGCGGCCCAAGATCCTGATTTTCGACGACTCCACCTCCGCCGTGGACACCGCCACGGAGGGAAAGATCCGGGCCGCCCTGGAGCGCCTGCCGGACGTGACCAAGATCATCATTGCCCAGCGGATCACCTCGGTCATGCACACGGACCAGATCCTCATTCTGGAGGACGGCCGCGTCCACGCCGTGGGCACCCACGAGACGCTGCTGGAGTCGGACCCCATCTATCAGGAGATCTACGCCTCGCAGATGAAGGGAGGGGACATCCATGGCGGCCAGACAGCTTAG
- a CDS encoding DUF917 family protein, whose product MKQEKRLLDRQTGRWAMLGGCLLGGGGGGSFAMGQMLLEKLESMPPLYLTPLEEIDPEATVLSVSLVGAPAAKEQFLTPEDMIRTVELFQRNAGSAPLAAVMTNENGWCATVNGWVQAAALGLPLVDAQCNGRAHPTGVMGSMNLHRLPGYVTTMTCAGGNPATGRYVEGVFRGTIDATARLVRAASVEAGGVVGVARNPVTAAYVRENGAVGGISQAIQLGQVYEQGLEVSPQKAVEAAAEFLHGRVLCRGAVEHYTLRGEGGFDVGTVTVDGHELTFWNEYMTLDAPDGSRVATFPDLIMTVDAATGRPLPSSDIREGQEVFVLTTHNRNLNLSPTMHDRELLAQAEEIIRRPMLEPLGL is encoded by the coding sequence ATGAAACAGGAAAAACGTCTGCTGGACCGCCAGACGGGCCGCTGGGCCATGCTGGGCGGCTGTCTGCTGGGCGGCGGCGGAGGCGGCTCCTTTGCCATGGGCCAAATGCTGCTGGAAAAGCTGGAGTCCATGCCGCCGCTGTACCTCACGCCTTTGGAGGAGATCGACCCGGAGGCCACCGTGCTCTCCGTGTCCCTGGTGGGCGCTCCCGCCGCCAAGGAGCAGTTCCTGACCCCCGAGGATATGATCCGCACGGTGGAGCTGTTCCAGCGCAACGCCGGCAGCGCGCCCCTGGCCGCCGTCATGACCAATGAGAACGGCTGGTGTGCCACGGTCAACGGCTGGGTGCAGGCGGCGGCTCTGGGACTGCCCCTGGTGGACGCCCAGTGCAACGGCCGGGCCCATCCCACCGGCGTCATGGGCAGCATGAACCTCCACCGGCTGCCCGGCTACGTCACCACCATGACCTGCGCCGGCGGCAATCCGGCCACGGGCCGGTATGTGGAGGGCGTGTTCCGGGGCACCATCGACGCCACTGCCCGGCTGGTCCGTGCCGCCTCCGTGGAGGCCGGCGGCGTGGTGGGCGTGGCCCGCAACCCGGTTACCGCCGCCTACGTCCGGGAAAACGGCGCCGTGGGCGGCATCTCCCAGGCCATCCAGCTGGGCCAGGTGTACGAGCAGGGCCTGGAAGTCTCTCCCCAGAAGGCCGTGGAGGCCGCGGCGGAGTTCCTGCACGGCCGGGTGCTGTGCAGGGGCGCCGTGGAGCACTACACCCTCCGGGGCGAGGGCGGCTTCGACGTGGGCACCGTCACCGTGGACGGCCACGAGCTGACCTTCTGGAACGAGTACATGACCCTGGACGCCCCCGACGGCAGCCGCGTGGCCACCTTCCCGGACCTCATCATGACCGTGGACGCCGCCACCGGCCGGCCCCTGCCCTCCTCCGACATCCGGGAGGGCCAGGAAGTCTTTGTGCTGACCACCCACAACCGCAACCTGAACCTGTCCCCCACCATGCACGACCGGGAGCTGCTGGCCCAGGCCGAGGAGATCATCCGCCGGCCCATGCTGGAGCCCCTGGGACTGTGA
- a CDS encoding helix-turn-helix domain-containing protein, translating to MFIAEETARAIVSEMKSVTGRDINLMNGSGTILASTDSHRVGQRHAGAEQLLRTGQDKLVVRQDDSSAGTRRGVNLPIHMDGQTVGVIGITGPPEQVEPLGSVIKRMTEILLREARRQEQETLLEGARQCFIETWLFSDHADQGDLELRGRLLGIDTTQAWTVVILEVDAPEESAGTPEDLREMRNARYLKHIQPYLRGEDGALCAVVNQRILLMYHSRGRHALLAALDRLRSELESAFSARICGGVSAQGRRGLEVRRGYQEARTACLAARSGGGILFYNQVSLEFLARSIPAAIRRDLFRQVFGSCPERERQELLETVRLYFQYDGQVDRMAQALYVHKNTCHYRLQKLKEKTGYSVHNPRESVLLCLCSLFAGLEES from the coding sequence ATGTTTATCGCAGAGGAGACCGCCCGCGCCATCGTCAGCGAGATGAAGTCCGTCACCGGCCGGGACATCAACCTCATGAACGGCAGCGGCACCATTCTGGCCAGCACGGACTCCCATCGGGTGGGGCAGCGCCATGCCGGAGCAGAGCAGCTGCTTCGCACGGGGCAGGACAAGCTGGTGGTCCGCCAGGACGATTCCTCCGCCGGCACCCGCCGGGGCGTCAACCTGCCCATTCACATGGACGGGCAGACCGTGGGGGTCATCGGCATCACCGGTCCGCCGGAGCAGGTGGAGCCCCTGGGCAGCGTCATCAAGCGGATGACGGAGATCCTGCTGCGGGAGGCCCGCCGGCAGGAGCAGGAGACGCTGCTGGAGGGCGCCCGCCAGTGCTTCATCGAGACCTGGCTGTTCTCCGATCATGCAGACCAGGGCGACCTGGAACTGCGGGGCCGGCTGCTGGGGATCGACACCACCCAGGCCTGGACCGTGGTGATCCTGGAGGTGGACGCTCCAGAGGAGTCGGCAGGCACGCCGGAGGATCTGCGGGAGATGCGCAACGCCCGTTATCTCAAGCATATCCAGCCTTACCTCCGGGGAGAGGACGGCGCTTTGTGCGCCGTGGTGAACCAGCGGATCCTGCTGATGTACCACAGCCGGGGCCGTCACGCCCTGCTGGCAGCCCTGGACCGGCTGCGCAGCGAGCTGGAATCCGCCTTTTCCGCACGGATCTGCGGGGGCGTCAGCGCCCAGGGCCGCCGGGGCCTGGAGGTCCGCCGGGGCTATCAGGAGGCCAGGACCGCTTGCCTGGCCGCCCGGTCCGGCGGCGGTATCCTGTTCTATAACCAGGTGTCTCTGGAATTTCTGGCCCGCAGTATTCCCGCCGCCATCCGCAGGGACCTGTTCCGGCAGGTGTTCGGCAGCTGTCCGGAGCGGGAGCGGCAGGAGCTGCTGGAGACCGTCCGGCTGTATTTCCAATACGACGGCCAGGTAGACCGGATGGCCCAGGCCCTGTACGTCCACAAAAACACCTGCCACTACCGCCTGCAAAAACTGAAGGAAAAAACCGGATACAGCGTGCACAATCCTCGTGAGAGCGTGCTGCTGTGTCTTTGCAGCCTGTTTGCCGGGCTGGAGGAATCCTGA
- a CDS encoding MarR family transcriptional regulator, translated as MEQTFHLLLYRAFHAQRNHLRQNLAPLGLGSGQPKLLAYLAAKGPCHQRELAAYYEVDPAAVSRMLEALERNGFVTRQPDQASRRRDLVEITDKGRRAHEQWEARCGELEQVMLSDFTAQERSQFFDYLTRARRNLRDFEEGRK; from the coding sequence CTGGAGCAGACCTTCCATCTGCTGCTCTACCGGGCCTTTCACGCCCAGCGCAACCACCTGCGCCAGAACCTGGCTCCGCTGGGCCTGGGCTCCGGCCAGCCTAAGCTGCTGGCCTATCTGGCCGCCAAAGGACCCTGCCACCAGCGGGAGCTGGCCGCGTATTACGAGGTGGACCCGGCGGCGGTATCCCGGATGCTGGAGGCCCTGGAGCGAAACGGCTTCGTCACACGGCAGCCGGATCAAGCCAGCCGCCGGCGGGATCTGGTGGAGATCACCGACAAGGGCCGCCGGGCCCATGAGCAGTGGGAGGCGCGCTGCGGCGAGCTGGAACAAGTGATGCTCTCAGACTTTACAGCGCAGGAGCGGTCCCAGTTTTTTGACTATCTGACCCGGGCCCGCCGCAATCTGCGGGATTTTGAGGAGGGGCGCAAATGA
- a CDS encoding DUF1177 domain-containing protein produces MLIKQLIEVYDLLDSSVVTGADVVAYLKGINPDANIETYPLVGPRGKTDMVKVRIPGTDGKTKGGKVPTIGILGRLGAIGARPEMIGYVSDGDGALAALTVAAKLLDMQMKGDFLPGDVFISTHISPFSPTQPHDPVPFMNSPVDTYQINQEEVSPELDAIFSVDTTKGNRVINTRGFALSQPVKEGWILRLPEALLDIMQRTTGRLPYVFPVNMQDITPYGNDIHHINSIMQPCTCTSAPVIGVAITAETMVPGCGTGCSHYTDVEEAARFMLEAAKAYGRGEFAFYDEAEYARIQKLYGSMKHLQTLGKE; encoded by the coding sequence ATGCTGATCAAACAACTCATCGAGGTCTACGACCTGCTGGACAGCAGCGTGGTCACCGGCGCCGACGTGGTGGCCTATCTCAAGGGCATCAATCCCGACGCCAACATCGAGACCTACCCGCTGGTAGGGCCCCGGGGCAAGACCGACATGGTGAAGGTCCGCATCCCCGGCACCGACGGCAAGACCAAGGGCGGCAAGGTGCCCACCATCGGCATCCTGGGCCGTCTGGGCGCCATCGGCGCCCGGCCTGAGATGATCGGCTACGTCTCCGACGGCGACGGCGCCCTGGCGGCCCTGACCGTGGCGGCCAAGCTGCTGGACATGCAGATGAAGGGCGATTTCCTGCCCGGCGACGTGTTCATCTCCACGCACATCAGCCCCTTCTCCCCCACCCAGCCCCATGATCCCGTGCCCTTCATGAACTCTCCCGTGGACACCTACCAGATCAACCAGGAGGAGGTCTCCCCGGAGCTGGACGCCATCTTCTCCGTGGACACCACCAAGGGCAACCGGGTCATCAACACCCGGGGCTTCGCCCTGTCCCAGCCGGTGAAGGAGGGCTGGATCCTGCGCCTGCCGGAGGCTCTGCTGGACATCATGCAGCGCACCACCGGCCGCCTGCCCTATGTGTTCCCCGTGAACATGCAGGACATCACCCCCTACGGCAACGACATCCACCACATCAACAGCATCATGCAGCCCTGCACCTGCACCTCCGCCCCGGTGATCGGCGTGGCCATTACCGCCGAGACCATGGTCCCCGGCTGCGGCACCGGCTGCAGCCACTACACCGATGTGGAGGAGGCCGCCCGCTTCATGCTGGAGGCCGCCAAGGCCTACGGCCGCGGCGAGTTCGCCTTCTACGACGAGGCGGAGTACGCCCGCATTCAGAAGCTCTATGGCTCCATGAAGCACCTGCAGACCCTGGGCAAGGAATGA
- a CDS encoding aminopeptidase, translated as MELREIAKRMMVSCLNVRAGEQVLIITDDKKLPIGTALYNAAQDLGAEALLMTMTPRQVSGEEPPAAVAAAMKAADVVIAPMATSITHTRAKIEAAKAGARVATMPNITEDMFSQGAMTADYDQVMDLTLRVTELLTKAATARIEKDGCVLTLDLTGRPGIPSPGVYREKGQSGNLPSGEAYIAPLEDGSNGEMVIDGSMVGLGKLDEPLRVRVEGGKLKEITGPGAEKLGVLLANDRNATLCELGIGTNHAARVTGIILEDEKAYHTVHIAFGTNIGFQGTNKADCHIDGVILNPTLYLDDQLILKDGEFVI; from the coding sequence ATGGAACTCCGAGAGATCGCCAAGCGCATGATGGTCTCCTGCCTGAACGTCCGGGCGGGCGAGCAGGTGCTGATCATCACTGACGACAAAAAGCTCCCCATCGGCACCGCCCTCTACAACGCCGCCCAGGATCTGGGCGCCGAGGCCCTGCTGATGACCATGACCCCCCGGCAGGTCAGCGGCGAGGAGCCCCCCGCCGCCGTGGCCGCCGCCATGAAGGCCGCCGACGTGGTCATCGCCCCCATGGCTACCTCCATCACCCACACCCGGGCCAAGATCGAGGCCGCCAAGGCCGGCGCCCGGGTGGCCACCATGCCCAACATCACTGAGGATATGTTCAGCCAGGGCGCCATGACCGCCGACTACGACCAGGTCATGGACCTGACGCTGCGGGTGACGGAGCTGCTGACCAAGGCCGCCACCGCCCGGATCGAGAAGGACGGCTGCGTGCTGACCCTGGACCTGACCGGCCGCCCCGGCATCCCCAGCCCCGGTGTGTACCGGGAGAAGGGCCAGTCCGGCAACCTGCCCTCCGGCGAAGCCTACATCGCCCCCCTGGAGGACGGCTCCAACGGCGAGATGGTCATTGACGGGTCCATGGTGGGCCTGGGCAAGCTGGACGAGCCCCTGCGCGTGCGGGTGGAGGGCGGCAAGCTGAAGGAGATCACCGGCCCCGGCGCCGAGAAGCTGGGCGTCCTGCTGGCCAACGACCGCAACGCCACGCTGTGCGAGCTGGGCATCGGCACCAACCACGCCGCCCGGGTCACCGGCATCATCCTGGAGGACGAGAAGGCCTACCACACCGTCCACATCGCCTTCGGCACCAACATCGGCTTCCAGGGCACCAACAAGGCCGACTGCCACATAGACGGCGTGATCCTCAACCCCACGCTGTACCTCGACGACCAGCTGATCCTGAAGGACGGCGAGTTCGTCATCTGA
- a CDS encoding aspartate/glutamate racemase family protein: MNTYKIGVIRVLTTEDPELLNLHGRLLEQYYPMFQTVSRCIPDQWEGIHDDATMAAGVPKVVAMARQMYEEGFDAIIVSCAGDPGVAQARAEVPIPVIGGGESTATLARFYGGKVGTLGITADIPEAYPRILGDALIPEAGIGEGVRSTLDLMTPAGREATMAAARHQQELGAQVLALSCTGMATIGIAPFIRDELGIPVLDPVLCEGAVTLFELLRRAQQPAPAQN, from the coding sequence ATGAATACATACAAAATCGGCGTGATCCGCGTGCTGACCACCGAGGACCCGGAGCTGCTGAACCTCCACGGCCGTCTGCTGGAGCAGTACTACCCCATGTTCCAGACCGTGTCCCGCTGCATCCCTGACCAGTGGGAGGGCATCCACGACGACGCCACCATGGCCGCCGGTGTGCCCAAGGTGGTTGCCATGGCCCGGCAGATGTACGAGGAGGGCTTCGACGCCATCATCGTCAGCTGCGCCGGGGATCCCGGCGTGGCCCAGGCCCGTGCGGAGGTCCCCATCCCCGTCATCGGCGGCGGGGAGAGCACCGCCACCCTGGCCCGGTTCTACGGCGGAAAGGTGGGCACCCTGGGCATCACCGCCGACATCCCCGAGGCCTATCCCCGGATCCTAGGCGACGCCCTGATCCCCGAGGCGGGCATCGGCGAGGGGGTCCGCTCCACCCTGGATCTCATGACCCCCGCCGGCCGGGAGGCCACCATGGCCGCCGCCCGGCACCAGCAGGAACTGGGAGCCCAGGTGCTGGCCCTGAGCTGCACCGGCATGGCCACCATCGGCATCGCTCCCTTCATCCGGGACGAGCTGGGCATCCCCGTGCTGGACCCGGTGCTGTGCGAGGGCGCCGTGACTCTGTTTGAACTTCTGCGGCGGGCCCAGCAGCCCGCCCCGGCGCAGAACTGA
- a CDS encoding AroM family protein, with the protein MKIGAITIGQAPRTDVTSDIMDIFNGKVELMQRGGLDGLTVEQISAFQPQEGDYVLVSRLLDGSSVTFAERYILPRLQEAIHELEEAGARLIVFFCTGKFPASLTAKVPLIYPCDILDRVVPLLTKTSHIITVTPSPLQVEQCQEKWGQYVEKVTTIPASPYGPMADLESAARQVKDLDGDLVVLDCIGFTQEMKELFARESGKLVVLPRTLLARVVSELTDVAQ; encoded by the coding sequence ATGAAAATCGGCGCCATCACCATCGGCCAGGCCCCCCGGACCGACGTGACCAGCGACATCATGGACATCTTCAACGGAAAGGTGGAGCTCATGCAGCGGGGCGGCCTGGACGGCCTGACTGTGGAGCAGATCTCCGCCTTCCAGCCCCAGGAGGGGGACTACGTGCTGGTCTCCCGCCTGCTGGACGGCTCCTCCGTCACCTTCGCCGAGCGGTACATCCTGCCCCGGCTCCAGGAGGCCATCCACGAGCTGGAGGAGGCGGGCGCCCGGCTGATCGTCTTTTTCTGCACCGGCAAGTTCCCCGCCTCTCTGACCGCCAAGGTGCCCCTGATCTACCCCTGCGACATTCTGGACCGGGTGGTGCCCCTGCTGACCAAGACCTCCCACATCATCACCGTCACCCCCTCTCCCCTCCAGGTGGAGCAGTGCCAGGAGAAGTGGGGCCAGTACGTGGAGAAGGTCACCACCATCCCCGCCTCCCCCTACGGCCCCATGGCCGACCTGGAATCCGCCGCCCGGCAGGTCAAAGACCTGGACGGCGACCTGGTGGTGCTGGACTGCATCGGCTTCACCCAGGAGATGAAGGAGCTCTTCGCCCGGGAGAGCGGCAAGCTGGTGGTCCTGCCCCGGACCCTGCTGGCCCGCGTGGTCTCCGAGCTGACCGACGTGGCCCAGTGA